The region CTTACCcctgttaaaccatttgccaaaAAACTGGTTGATTTTTTTAATACTTATTGCAAAGTGGGGGGAATGTGGCAacccctgaggtatggaaaattCATTGTAACTCTGATTAAACgagaaaacccccaaacaaaagcTTCGAGTTATAGCCTATTTCGGTTCCCTCCCGTTGGAaaatcatggagaaaattgtaaaatTAAGGGTTTTTTaagtgaaaaaaataacaaaatttcCCGTCAGCTCAAATGGACCCGGgaaaaggaagatctacaattgttctgaccgtctcactacccaaattaaaaaacatttttctaagcgaaaaagtatccttgcgccCTTCTTCGTTTTTATAAGCTTAGCCCGGGGGGGCATAGCAGATGTTTTTTAAAGCTGAAAAAAATTGGTCTGGGGTCTTTttatgatttttaaaaattttttaaaggggGAGATATATGTGGCAAAAGTGGGGTAACTTTATCAACCCCAGGCCTTAAAAAAGGGGAAACCCGCAGGGGTTTCCCTTATTTCCATTGTTGTTCCCTTATGCTTTTTATTTTCATAATGTTTTTATCATCTCCCGTGGCTCATAGTGTGATATTGCTATATGGGTTTAGAATCCTTGAGGGAAAAAAGGCAAGCCCaaattacataaattatgtacagaaaaaTTTTTTAGGGTGAACTCGTAGAGAGTAgttatgcaatctaatggttttggtTTTcgtagaaaaaaaacatttttcctctttaaaaaaaaggtttttaatcccagcaaactaccccgtttttttttggggaGTAATATTTTTCAAgtggaaatcaaatttcttgggatcccaTTTACTTCAAAAAAATAAATGGGGGAAAACATTTATTCATGGTGTAAAACGttaaaaaatttaaatttttaaaattGTTTAAATCACTTCCCTTGGGgaaagactccaaaattctttttacatttagcgactctctgtaagatcaagattgacctacggtcaagaaattttcttttctgcccccccGAGTTTAAaaaagctgcgaataattgacagtaaagctgtgaaaatGGTTTAGGGGTCCCGTGAAAATAAGACCCCGAAGCCCAAAGTTGCGGGTTTTCTACCCTAgatgaaaaacagaaaatttaAATTCtgtaaatatattgtgagatgtacagcagtggagaTTTTGAGGGAAATTTAAaaattaggtctgatattgattttcccaaaaaatgcacaaataattcaaatctacaaacccttcgcacatatgtgtcagatattttaattcttcgacattgatttgcatgatatggcccCCGTGTTTGGGACCTGCCCCTCCCCGGGAGTTAAAAAAGAAACGTCAACATTGTGCTTCTGACCAACAAAGGAGAATCTCCCCAAAATTAAAAGCAGCATCTgtgaaatttaaaaagaagaaaaaatttttttatcattttaaaaatttacactgatggctcggtctgGATGTGCGTGCaggattgttttgtattcctgactaaaaaaagaaaaaatcattttttAGTTTTAAGGggcattcaatttttacagctgaatttgGGGCATCCCTTTGGCTTTaaattttatcttttttatacCTCATTTTTAAAATAATATCCCATTTTGTGTTGTTCTAATTGTTTAAAAAGGTTTTTCTTTTTGGAATAATCAAAAGAAGTTTTATTTTTGAAATTAGGATTTATTGACTCCCCATTTTGAAGGggacaaatgttgatttttgttggataccctccacactggattccgttttTAAGACCAAAacgatagggcagcaaaaaggggagcaaaaaatatTTTGATAGTTTTAAAAATATATTGCCATTGTTACAAGGAATTAAACAATATCTAGAAAGGACTTTTTATGCTTGAATTTAGTCTAAAAACCTCTTTAGTTttactctctcagactttgggcCCATTCgcgaccaattctgagcttagctctcgaCTTTTAAAACATTTGGGCAAAATATTGTTTAATGAAAAGGGGATTTGTTTAATAAAATGCAATTTTGGGATATAAATTTTTTTTGTAGCTTGTGAAGCCCTTTGTAACCCAAAGTGTGTCTTtccaagtgactgagaacgttgatgtttttgactttttgcattcattttcattgtttgcttttcgtttaacgacttctttttcgaagtcctttaagtaatttttgTAACTGatttgagggttttttgttttgtttgtttgtttgtttgttttttttttcaaatttccccAAATTTTTACCCCCATTTGCCCAGTTTTTCCCAAACCTCattctccactctccccccctttaACCCATAATACTAGATGTATTTATAAATACTTTTTTACATGTCTTCAATCCGATATGGTgcgggcatttaaaaaaaaaaattccctttcccttcccccataCTCTCCCCCGCGCTTCTTAGTGGAAAATTAACCGCAAGGAGCGATACGCGATCTGAAAGGTGTtgttttccccccccacccctcttttttttctgtttgttttgtttggggtttttcttcttgttttttgttgtgtttttgttgtttaaatatttgtatatttttatatatatttttttttttttttttttttttttccgtacaTCTTTCTATGCCTTCTGGGGGAAGCCTGAACTGTTTGGGGATACTGGAGTACAGGGATTAAAATCTTTAGGTTTACAATTTGCTCAcgaatttttattctttttttttcacccaaaaaatcgctttttttcccttttgaatACATTCAATTTATTTTGCACTTTGCCAAAGAAATggctgggtgtgttgtgtggtgtgtgtgtgtgtgtgtgtgtgtggtgtgtgggtgtgtgtgttgtgtgttcttcctctttttcctcgtTCGACTCCCCTTAGTGGTAGCCCGGTGTCCCGTGAAGGTTTTCCGCAGTCACAGCTccccagggtgccgtacagtttggttCCATGCGTTGGGGTTTTCCAATACTTCCTTTGGAGCTGCTTCATGTAaatcttgaaggatgtggtcggttgtcattggtccctcaccacaagggacTTTCTGCTTGCCAATGCCGAATTTGTGCATGTGAGGAGCGGGGTTATGTCCCGCCTCAGGCGGGGAAAATTTTCCTGTTCCGGTTCCCGGAAATGGTTTTCGTCTTCTGGCTTATTTGGGTGTGGGGGTCCCTTTTTCCCCGCTGTGCCTTGAGAttgtctttatttcattattgcaccagtttgttggcctgctccccTGTGCACCCTCTTTTGCCAgaatttccccttttttgttgCCCCGTGCCCCAGTGTGTGGtaccattgtatcaccactttctccactctggcactcgggcaacaagggctgaagtggaTGGTCTGTTCTTTTCAGGGGAGTTCTTGAGGGGTTGAGAGGGCGTCTGGCACCAAACCCCctgcctgttgttcttgtgggttTTGCGAGCTGTTGTGGTGCCtccagagggcttctcgctcagctcggaagttggtgggaGTTATTNNNNNNNNNNNNNNNNNNNNNNNNNNNNNNNNNNNNNNNNNNNNNNNNNNNNNNNNNNNNNNNNNNNNNNNNNNNNNNNNNNNNNNNNNNNNNNNNNNNNgtggggttggtgtgtgtgtgtgattacattttAGGAAATAAAAGCACAAGTCTGACTGAGCAAACCCTTCTGGTGTCTTACAGATCCTCCAGTGCCACCAACCATAGACCACAGGCAGCAGAAGTACCCGTTCCTGGCAGGGGAATCCCCTACCTTGTACTGCACCTTACCCAGTGGAGCTGACTCTGGAAATCCACCAGCAACCTTGACCTTTGAAGGTCGGACAGGCGGCCCAGGTCAACGTGAGGTCATTGTGACCCTGCCAGTGCTGACCAGTGCAGACAACGGAcggcgtgtggtgtgtgaagctAACAACGCCTTTACCGTGCACAGTAACACTCCAGTCACACAGAACAGGACCCTACAGGTCTACTGTAAGTCACATTGTTGAAAtgtctgggtgtttgtttgtttgcttgatgtttgttttctttttcctgtagTTTGTTCACATAAAATGTGCATTGCCCAAGTTATGTCACACGGTGACAACGAATAAGATGGGAACAAATGATTTGTATTTTCTGTTTTAAAATGGGGATACTGTGTCTACTTTATTAATGGTCGAGCAAGCATGTCTATTGAATCACATTGGTCCTGCAACATACGATGCTTTTGCACAGACTGTAAGAATGGATTTGTTTTAAGGCAATTTAACAATACGTTAACGCATGGACATAGGTTGTTTGAACGGGAATGTGTGTTTGGCATGCAATGAAAGTAAAAATGTGTGTCATCctcatagtacacacacacacacacacacacacacacacacacacacacacacacacacacacacacacaccctgtctgaaGACAATAAAGGAGACAGGTAAAAATGAATTCAGCAGGCATTTTAATCTTTGGGTAAAAATGGACGTTTTCCATAAGGCTAAAGAATGCAGCCAGGGGAAATGGATTGTAAACATTGCTTTGTCTGAAACCTTTAGAATATCACTGTGTTCTTTGAATTTGTACTTACTAAATCCATACACGGAAAGAGTACGTTggtcgtgagagagacagacagacagacagacagacaggcagatagagatagacagacagacagacagagacagacagagagagagagagagagaaccagaaaaGGGTAAACTGTTATGTACCaatcttattcatttttttgctttttctttcactttactttctcctcctctcacAGACATCTCACAGACCATCACACCCCGTCCTCCCAACACCTGCACGATGACGTCACCTGACACCTGTCAAGTGAAGGAAGGACAGCGAGTTCACGTCAGTTGTTCTGCTGACAGTAACCCTTCCCCAGCGACCGTCGCCTGGCAACGGGGCTCAGGTTCCAGTCTTGACTTCACAGCTGATCGTTCCTTGCCACTGACACATGTGTGTGACGCCACAACAACCACAGTCAGTTCTGATGACCGTCTGCCTCTGAGAAGCAACAtcacactgatggtgctgaccaCCTGTGAGTTGGGTTGATATGTATACATAGTTTGTAACCTTCAAACCTTTATTTTTCCACCTCACGTTTGCAAAAGAAATTTATATGCATGCTTGCACATTTGttgatgtgtgactgtgtgtgttcacacaaatgtgtgtgtgtgtgtgtgtgtgtgtgtgtgtgtgtgtgtgtgtgtgtgtgtgtgtgtgtgtgtgtgtgtgtgtgtgtgtgtgtgtgtgtgtgtgtgtgtgtgcattgctattCAAATACACGCACAGAACATTATACAGACACCACTACCATGTGTGACATTCAGCACCTAACCTGTACAGATGCTGCTGAAGTCAGTCAGTTCACCGTGAACAACGCCAACAACGTCACTGTCAGTGAAGGTGATCCCGTGACCTTGACCTGCAAAGCTGTTGGCAGACCGACAGCCGCCATGTCCATTGTCAAGGAGGGTGTGACACTGAAATCTAAACAACAAGGGCAGGTGTCTGCAGTGGAAGAAGCGACCTTGACCTACCTGAAGGATGAAGCCACGTGTGATGCCACAGGACAGTACCGCTGTGATGTTGACAATGGGGAAGGCCGACAAGATGCAGCTCACCTGGTGTTGTTTGTGAACTGTGAGTCTCACTGTCTTTGTGGCTCTCTCTGACTCGCTCAGTCCGTCTGTCAATCCgactttctgtccgtctgtctgtctgtctgtttgtctctgtctatctgactctctctctctctttctcccaaataCTGATggcatgtagtgtgtgtgagtgtgtgtgtctgtgtgtgtgtgtatgtgtgcgtgtgtgtgtgtgtgtgtgtgtgtgtgtgtgcatgtgtgtgtgtgtgtgtgtgtgtgtgtgtgcgtgtgtgtgtgtgtgtgtgtgtgtgtgtgtgtgcgtgtgcgtgtgtgtgtgtgtgtgtgtgtgtgtgtttcaggttcacCTCGACAACAAGAGGGATCCCCAGAGATCCCTGCATTTCTAAACTACAAAGGTGGATCTGTCAGCGCAGAGTTTCTACTCACCATGTACCCAGGCGTTAAGAATGCAACACTGCATTACCTTGGTCCTCTGTCTAACTCCACTGTGAATCGTCCAGCACGTGACAGTCTGTACAAAGTGCAGTGCACTGCCACAGACCCCAGTCGCCTGTACTGGACCACGTGTAAACTGACCATCAGAAGCGCAACTCGGAAAGACAAAGGATTCTACAGTGTGACTCTGGGGAATGGGGTTGGACAACCCTTCGTTTTCCTGTTTGAGCTGGACGTCAGTGGAACAGGTAGGTCTTCAAGTTGTTCTCAGTGGTTCTCTCTGCTTTTCCTGATCGAAGCCATGTTTGAAATTACAGGGTATGGTAAATGCGAGCATTAACATAAGGTATATCAAATCCAGAAGATTGCAACAAGGTGAAATCAGTTGTCCTATTGTCCACAGCAGTGACAGACCTTTCCCAGTCCACACCAAGCAGCCTGGCTATAGGGATAACATTTGGTGTGACTGCAGcagtgttcatcatcatcatttctgttcTGGTTATCTGGATGTGGCGTCGACATGGGGTGTTACCTTGTTCTGGAACAACTGGTGAGCGTGCATGGGGTTCAGTCACAGATAAATAAATCCACAAAAAGTGATTCATCATTACTGATAAAATggcatatgcgtgtgtgcacgggtgtgtttttgttgtgaatctgtgtgtgtgtgtgtgtgtgtgtgtgtgtgtgtgtgtgtgtgtgtgagcgcacgcgtacAGGAAATTTAGGTTCATTGTTATAAGTTCATTGTCtgcattgttgtttttatctttccaCAGAAGGTAAACTTCGTTAATCTCCAATGATTAATATagcctacccccccaccacccccaccaaccccctgttttgtttttgttttgttttttgcaaaaggagtgtgtgtgtgtgtgtgtgtgtgtgtgtgtgtgtgtgtgtgtgtgtgtgtgtgtgtttgtgtgtgtgtgtgtgtgtgtgtgtgtgtgtgtgtggatcccacagacacacagcctggCGGTGCTGACACGTGTCACCAGACCTGTGACACTGGAGTTCAGTGGAACATTTCTGACATCACACAGTGTCTTCATGCTGGAGCTGCTGTGGATAAGGGTATGTGATACCACGTTgatctgtgtcattctgtctctatgcctttctgtctgtctgttagtctgcttgtgtgtctatctctgtgttactgactgtctctctctttttctctctgtctctctgtcaccttacttcactgtctctgtccgtctatgtgtctgtctttctctctttctctccatttgtctcttgcatatgtgtgtactctctctgatgctgtctctctctgtgtgtgtgtctctctctgtgtctctttctgtgtttctctctctctgtgtctgacccAGAGAATTAATgcactttcatgtgtgtgtgtgtgtgtgtgtgtgtgtgtgtgtgtgtgtgacatcctcAGAGCACCAGCCCACCTCAGTGTACACATCTCTGAGGACCAGTGACATCGGTGTTCCATCTGTCTACTCTGACATCTCACCTTACCGTAACACTGGGGCTGCTGTGGAAAGAGGTATGAAACCACTTCTCTTTGTTCCAATGTTGACGTGTTTAGTGAAAATCTCAGTTGATTGCATACTCAGCTATTGACCATGTATCTGATGTCCACTGTATTCACAACTGTCAGAATACTTGCAAGGTGTACAATCCAGAGCAATGTCTTTAAAAGTGCTGGAGTGAGATAAATTTGAGACTGCTGTGAGTTTGTGAGGTCAGTCAGGGATCTGAATTATACGTGACTAGATTTGTCTTTTCTTGCCTTGTTCCTCTGTGACGAGTGAAGACAGGCACACCTTCTCCAcagctgtcagtgaaggctgtgtgggtgtggagaggactGAGGGGCCATTCCCTGAAAagtcagctgtcagtgaaggctgtgtgggtgtggagaggactgaggggccactccctgaagagtcagctgtcagtgaaggctgtgtgggtgtggagaggactGAGGGGCCACTCCCTGAAGAGTCAGCTGCAGTGGGGACACCAGTGTGACAGGGGCTGTCCAAGAGAGCAGGTGTTGCTGGCTCTGCTCTTTCTGCGTGATGGATACCAGCTGTCCTCTTGGCCAGTGACCAGAATCCATCCAACATGTCGTGTGTTCTTCTGGTCAGTGTCCTTCGTGGTCTCTGAAGAACCTGGCAGAAACTTTGTCTTGTTAGGGCTTTGTGCTGCATCAGGTTTCACTAAAGTCTTCAGCTTGCAGCACACTTAAAAGGCACGGTGAGTCAGTGCTTTCCTTGTCTTGGGAACGTGTTGCTGAGAGGAGAAACCGTCACCAGATATTTCAGATAAATTTCTGAGGCAGTGGTCCAGTCGTGTGAAACAGTGTATAGCTGTCTGCTGGATGTCAGCTCCAAATGTAACATGCACCTCACATGTAATTTCCCAATCGCAAGACAAAAAAATAATGTAAACATGCAGATACTCTGATAAATGAAAATGGGTGTAACAAGGGAAGTAACTCGTTGCGTTTACGTTCGCTCAATCACTTACCCATTCCAAATGAAACTGGATTATGTTGATCAAACGTGGCAGACTGCTGAGATACATAGGCACTCATAAATCCCCAATCAGCCTTTGGTATTTGTGTTTGACTGTCCAGGTCCTGTGTATGAGAACAGTGGTATTTGTGTTTGACTGTCCAGGTCCTGTGTATGAGAACAGTGGGGCAGAGGACAGAGCTGTGTATGTGAACCAGCCACCACACAAACCCTGATCACCATCTACTTGTATCACACTTCATCtgactgaccacaccacaccgtttCCAGCAAACACATGACAGCCACTGATCTGCCACCGCCAATCATGTGGTGTGCAGTTTGTCTGAATTGTGAGGTTGAAGCTCTGATATAAGATACAAAATGTCATGATAAGTACGTGCAAGACATAAGCCCGAATTGCTTTTGTGCATTGCAACATGACGTGTGTTTCTATTTTGCCTTTAGATGTATTTCGCAtttttggtgctgctgttgtaatTGCTATTCTAtagttttaatgtttttattaGCTGTCCAATATGTGATGTAAGTGTGATGTAAGCACATGtcatgaaacaaaacaacccagACATGAATGTATCAACAAGAATATTTGACTGCCACATAATGATGATATGACAATGAATCATTCAGACAGTTGTGGAAACAGGACTTGGCTTACAAGCATACAAAAATGTCAGTGCTCTTATGAATTTGCATATGTCTTGGATAAGTATGGTGTTGATACATAATGGTGTTTATAGattgtttaaagcaaattatTGTTGACTACAGACGACAGATCCGCATTTAAAAATAGTAGCATGTTCACTGAATATAATGTAGCATAGTGTATTGTAGCATAATCAGTGAATATAGGATGTTTAAGTTCATCACTCGTATGGAATCATATACTGAAAAATAAATGCATAGATATGTGAAATATGCTTCAATAAAACTGAGATTGTTTGTCTCAGACATTGCTTATCACTGTTCTAAACATAATAATGGGAGAGGTGACAAAATGTTTATGCCATAACTGTGAGGAAAATGGAATCAATTTATGCTTTGTTGTTCTGCTCATCATGACTCGAGGATGAAGAAAAATATCCAAGGTGttggcaacagacacacacaaaaattaatggGCTTATAAATGTCTTCATTCAACATtcgattgattgtagatggcagaagtggaaTGATCATATTAAAGTGAACAATTTAATATGCGTTGTGTTACTCGTGTTCTTAAATATCATTTGCAAATGAACATGAATCGACAGTTgaaatatgtaacaacaagatttcgaTTTGGTATTTCCGACTTTAACGTACACTATTTAAGATATAACTCATGCAATAAGGATAtgaaaagaagatgaaattcacttttttCCCCTGTTGTCAAAGACTCTATGATATTAGAATTAAATTCATTCACCATATGTATTACAGAGATCCTTGTCTGTTCAAActgtcatgcacaaaacctgatgtgATACGCAATCTTCCACTGTTTTTGTACAAAGCTTACATAGTTAGAGAAATAgcagtttcctttttcttcttttcaatatTTGCATCTTTAAATCGTGTTCTGTTATTTGAGTACCATTTTATGAAGGGCTATGACCTATATGTATATAAACCTttcactccttgtgtgtgtgtgtgtgtgtgtgtgtgtgtgtgtgtgtgtgtgtgtgtgtgtgtgtgtgtgtgtgtgtgtgtgtgactttctgtctgtctgtctctgtctcttcgtttgTCTTTCTCattcagggagacagagacagtgagaaaaaatacacaaaaaacaaacaaataaatacattaaattaTGATGTATTCCAAATTTTGGTAATGATCTTGTTCCTTTTTCAAGGGACCGATTTATTTACATGTTAACAGGGTTTACTAtatatgtctctatgtgtgtctattATGcaaatatgtgcatgtatgtatgtatgtatgcatgttttccACATATTTATTGTGATGCATTGTATGTGTAGGCCTACATGTATACGCCATGTCTTTCTGATTTTGATAAATTCATCTATTCCTTCtgcccctgagggctggatgtaaagaagcatagatatttattccacttccttcaataaacaaataatcttATCGGTATCAGTGtcgttctctgtttgtctggtgACATGGGTATGGCCTTCATGAATTAACTAAAACAGTCTGAGTCtgagagtctctgtctgtctgtctctttctgcctgccttcctgcctaaTCACATGACAGTAATGATCACAGacgtgaaaaaagagagaaaaagggtcCCTTGCCATTCACAAATCGTAACGAAGTAGTGATGACAGACTGATCATGAGCAGTCCACAGCAGCTTCCCCGATCAGAAACGTGTGACCACAGCTCTCACAGTGGAGAACAGTGCAGAACGCAGTGCTGTGAACACAGCACGACAGGTGCTCACTGCGGGCAGCATGGCCTTTCTCTGGCAcactggtgtggtggtgtaggactcacccacacactgtgacagtgtgaacagtacactggtgtaggactcacccacacactgtgacagtgtgaacagtacactggtgtaggactctcccacacactgtgacagtgtgaacagtacactggtgtaggactcacccacacactgtgacagtgtgaacagtacactggtgtagaactcacccacacactgtgacagtgtgaacaggacactggtgtaggactcacccacacactgtgacagtgtgaacaggacactggtgtaggactcacccacacactgtgacagtgtgaacagtacactggtgtaggactcacccacacactgtgacagtgtgaacagtacactggtgtaggactcacccacacactgtgacagtgtgaacagtacactggtgtagggctcacccacacactgtgacagtgtgaacagtacactggtgtaggactcacccacatcactgtgacagtgtgaacagtacactggtgtaggactcacccacacactgtgacagtgtgaacagtacactggtgtaggactcacccacacactgtgacagtgtgaacagtacactggtgtaggactcacccacacactgtgacagtgttaacagtacactggtgtaggactcacacacacactgtgacagtgtgaacagtacactggtgtaggactcacccacacactgtgacagtgtgaacagtacactggtgtaggactcacccacacactgtgacagtgtgaacagtacactggtgtaggactcacccacacactgtgacagtgtgaacggGATACTGGAACATAAACACAATGTTTCTGAATCAACAAATAGCGAAAAGATGAAACACTGAAGAAATAGACAAAGAAAAGAGCAATGCACTGTCTGGGCTGTATCACATGTTTCGGGTCGACACACAGTTGACTAGAACGCATCGCCACTCCAATAACAACGTGGGTATGAAACATAACGTTACAATCATATTTCATTTCTAAGGACACAGTTTGCATATTCTTTTAATGTCACCAGTTTAGGTTTCAAGGGACAAGCATTTTGCTGGAAAGTATGGTTTCTAAAGCATGGATACATGCACaacccctcctacacccccctcccccgctcccccaacacacacacacacatacaagcctgcgtgtgtacatgcacacacattatcaaATTAATATGCAAGGAGAAGACGTTCACAGATGTATCAGGTTCAACATACACGTCCTGTGGTTTATTCAAGTCTGTCAAAACAAACATTGGCTTCAGCAGCTCATATAGAGTCTTTTGTGTGTGGTGAAAGGATCCGGTTTGtgtaaacatgaaacacacagcTGAACAAAACATCTCATCTCAcaacacgcccccctcccctcctctccagtcCAGTGTGAGAGGAGAGCTGtctttccacacccccacccaggtCAGTTCTGTGCTCACAGTGTCCACGTTGCTaaaggggacagagagtgagggctGAAGGACGCAGGCTGTAAACCGTGCCGCACAGGACAGCACGTCACAACAGTGGGAGGAAGCTGAACGGTGCAGGTCTGTCCTGGTCACACAGGGAATGGACAACATGGAGGTGAACCTGGGATCAGAGAGGTGAAccactgcctcctctctctctgcctcacaacaagtgaacaacaagGTGTGGATTTTATGACAGCGGAACTAGGTCCTCCTCTCTCCTTGActtaaagaataaaatgaaaggaagaaaattaaaaaaaaagaaataaaaagcttGCACAATTGCAGCAAAATCTATTATCAGTTATGTCATAAtgaatcacacatgcacacacagacacacacacacacacatacacatacacagacacagacacagacacacacacacacacacacacacacacacacacacacacacaaacacactcattcactcacttacacatacacatgcatgcacacacacacacgcactagtacactcacacacacacagacacacacagacacacacacacacacacacacacacacacacacacacacaaactcttcgtGTCCCAAGTCTCGTTCATGACAAGTGGAATACTTCTGTAAATCAAATCTAAATCTGAA is a window of Babylonia areolata isolate BAREFJ2019XMU chromosome 34, ASM4173473v1, whole genome shotgun sequence DNA encoding:
- the LOC143277332 gene encoding uncharacterized protein LOC143277332 encodes the protein MTSPDTCQVKEGQRVHVSCSADSNPSPATVAWQRGSGSSLDFTADRSLPLTHVCDATTTTVSSDDRLPLRSNITLMVLTTYAAEVSQFTVNNANNVTVSEGDPVTLTCKAVGRPTAAMSIVKEGVTLKSKQQGQVSAVEEATLTYLKDEATCDATGQYRCDVDNGEGRQDAAHLVLFVNCSPRQQEGSPEIPAFLNYKGGSVSAEFLLTMYPGVKNATLHYLGPLSNSTVNRPARDSLYKVQCTATDPSRLYWTTCKLTIRSATRKDKGFYSVTLGNGVGQPFVFLFELDVSGTAVTDLSQSTPSSLAIGITFGVTAAVFIIIISVLVIWMWRRHGVLPCSGTTDTQPGGADTCHQTCDTGVQWNISDITQCLHAGAAVDKEHQPTSVYTSLRTSDIGVPSVYSDISPYRNTGAAVERGPVYENSGAEDRAVYVNQPPHKP